From Mycobacterium cookii:
CGAGTTCCAGATCGTCTATCCGCCAGTCAGCATCCTGGCCGAGCCGGCCGTCGCCTGGGTCGACGCCAACCTCAAAGACAAAAAGCTTGCGTCCTACGCCAAGTCGTATCTGGAGTTCCTCTACAGCGACGCCGCCCAGGAAACCGTCGCCCAATACGGCTACCGTCCGATCAAGCCGGACATCCTGGCCAAGCATGCGGATCGGCTGCCGCCGATCAATCTGTTCCCCGTCACCGCGGTCGCCAAGAGCTGGTACGACGCGCAGGAGAAGTTCTTCGGCAGTAACGGCATCTACGACGTGGTGTCCTCGGCTCCGGCCAGAGTCGCGTCGGCATACTCGCGGTGAAAGGCCAAGACGCGATGAGCATTGTGGACAAAGCGAAAAGCCTGAACTACGACGGCGATAAGGCGCGCCGAGACCTGATCGCCGGACTCACGGTCGCCGCGGTCTCGCTGCCGCAAGGCATTACCTACGCGCTGGTCGCTGGTGTCGACCCGAAATTCGGCGTCTACTCGGCGATCGTGGTGACCTTCGTCGCTTCGGTGTTCGGCTCGTCGTCGCACTTAGTCAACGGCCCGACGAGTGCGATCTCGCTCCTGGTGTTCAGCTCATTGGCCTTCCTGGACCCGGAGAACCGGACGGTCTTGTTCGAGGCCTTGTTTCTGCTCGGGGTGCTGGTCGGTGCCTTCCAGATTCTGATCGCGGTGTTCAAGCTCGGCGACCTGACTCGATACATCTCCGAATCGGTGATTCTCGGCTTTCTGCTGGCGGCCGCCATCCTGATCGGGTTGGGCCAACTCGGCAACGCGCTGGGCGTGAAGGACCAGGGCAACGGCCACCAGTCGGTGCTGAAACGCACGTATCTCACGCTGTTCCACGGTGAGGCGTTCAACTACCGCGCGCTGATCATCAGCGTCGCCACCGTCGTGCTCGCGATCCTGTTGCGCCGGTTGGTGAAACGCTTCGGGCTGCCGCAGGTGGACCTGCTGGCGGTGCTGATCATCGGTGCCCTGATCGCGTATTTCGCCGGTTGGTCGACCGAAGATCACACGGGCAAGACCGCGGTCACCCTGACCGCGAAAATCCCGCGAGGTCTGCCACTGCCGCACATCCCGTCGGTGCAACTCAACGAAGTGACTCAGCTGGCCCCGGGGGCGCTGGCCATCGCATTCATCGGTTTGCTCGAGGCCTTGTCGATCGCCAAAGCCATTGCCTACCAGAGCGGTCAGAAGATCGACTACAACCGGCAGATCATCGCGGAGGGCCTGGCGAACCTCACCGGCGGCTTCTTCCAGGCCGTGCCCGGCTCGGGCTCGGTGACGCGCTCCCCGATCAACTTCCAGGCCGGCGCGGTGACCCGGTTCTCCGGGGTCATCGC
This genomic window contains:
- a CDS encoding SulP family inorganic anion transporter, which encodes MSIVDKAKSLNYDGDKARRDLIAGLTVAAVSLPQGITYALVAGVDPKFGVYSAIVVTFVASVFGSSSHLVNGPTSAISLLVFSSLAFLDPENRTVLFEALFLLGVLVGAFQILIAVFKLGDLTRYISESVILGFLLAAAILIGLGQLGNALGVKDQGNGHQSVLKRTYLTLFHGEAFNYRALIISVATVVLAILLRRLVKRFGLPQVDLLAVLIIGALIAYFAGWSTEDHTGKTAVTLTAKIPRGLPLPHIPSVQLNEVTQLAPGALAIAFIGLLEALSIAKAIAYQSGQKIDYNRQIIAEGLANLTGGFFQAVPGSGSVTRSPINFQAGAVTRFSGVIASIGVAIAVLLFAPLFHYMPRAALAGLLLITAARLIDVKRLGYAIRASRYDAGLVILTALVGVLVDLDTAVLLGVALSILLFVPRAAKLKARELVVAPERVVRERVPSDPSDPWTLIYDFEGELFFGAAPELEKYLEALSERIKQDDIKYLVLRVKRVRHPDAVVIQRIEKFVREETDRGVTVLLAGVQADLWTLLTNVGFDKWFPSERVFPEEEVEFSATLKAVRYAHALRGFDESGDAVPAVAVAANGDAKSYYYLV